In Leisingera methylohalidivorans DSM 14336, a single genomic region encodes these proteins:
- the crcB gene encoding fluoride efflux transporter CrcB has product MMSSVSMVAIGGAVGAVCRYLTGLGVIRLFGHHDFPVAVITVNVIGSFLMGMFVVAAAMRGLTHLSPLVMTGLLGGFTTFSAFSLETANLIERGAFGQAALYVVLSVGLSVGGLFLGLMAARGVFA; this is encoded by the coding sequence ATGATGTCTTCGGTTTCCATGGTCGCGATCGGCGGCGCTGTTGGGGCGGTGTGCCGCTACCTGACCGGTTTAGGGGTGATCCGCCTTTTCGGCCATCACGATTTCCCGGTGGCGGTGATAACGGTCAATGTGATCGGCTCGTTTCTGATGGGGATGTTTGTGGTGGCAGCGGCGATGCGCGGTCTGACCCACCTGAGCCCCTTGGTGATGACCGGGCTTTTGGGCGGGTTCACCACCTTTTCGGCGTTCTCGCTGGAGACCGCCAACCTGATCGAGCGCGGCGCCTTCGGGCAGGCGGCGCTTTATGTTGTTCTGTCCGTTGGATTGTCCGTGGGCGGTTTGTTTCTGGGCCTGATGGCCGCAAGAGGAGTGTTCGCATGA
- a CDS encoding amino acid ABC transporter substrate-binding protein, with the protein MKKSVILGAMAFAGLAAGAASAGTLDDVKARGKLNCGVTVGLVGFAAPNANGEWEGFDVAVCRAVAAAVLGDSTAVEFVPTTGKTRFTALASGEIDMLARNTTWTFSRDVDLKFEFAGVNYYDGQGFMVPKELGVSSAKELDGATVCIQTGTTTELNLADFFRSNNISYEPVPIETNAEAQQQYLAGACDVYTTDASGLAATRATFDDPGAHVLLPEIISKEPLGPLVRHGDNEWGDVVRWTLNALVAAEELGITSANLSEMSAGTENPEINRLLGSEGTLGEMLGLDAAWAQNAIASQGNYGEIFAKNIGEDTPVGLARGLNAQWTEGGLLYAPPFR; encoded by the coding sequence ATGAAAAAATCCGTAATTTTGGGCGCAATGGCTTTTGCCGGTCTTGCGGCGGGTGCAGCATCTGCCGGAACGCTGGACGATGTGAAGGCGCGCGGCAAGCTGAACTGCGGCGTCACCGTCGGCCTGGTCGGCTTTGCGGCTCCGAATGCGAACGGGGAATGGGAAGGTTTCGACGTTGCCGTGTGCCGGGCTGTGGCTGCAGCCGTTCTGGGCGACTCCACCGCGGTGGAATTCGTGCCGACCACCGGCAAGACCCGCTTTACCGCGCTGGCGTCGGGCGAGATCGACATGCTGGCCCGCAACACCACCTGGACCTTCAGCCGCGATGTCGACCTGAAGTTCGAATTCGCCGGCGTCAACTACTATGACGGCCAGGGCTTCATGGTTCCGAAGGAACTGGGCGTCTCCTCGGCCAAGGAACTGGACGGCGCCACCGTCTGCATCCAGACCGGCACCACCACCGAGCTGAACCTGGCGGACTTCTTCCGGTCCAACAACATCTCCTACGAGCCGGTTCCGATCGAAACCAATGCCGAAGCGCAGCAGCAGTACCTGGCCGGTGCCTGCGACGTTTACACCACCGACGCTTCCGGCCTGGCGGCCACCCGCGCCACCTTTGATGATCCGGGCGCGCATGTGCTGCTGCCGGAAATCATCTCCAAGGAGCCGCTGGGCCCGCTGGTCCGCCATGGCGACAACGAATGGGGCGATGTGGTCCGCTGGACCCTGAACGCACTGGTCGCGGCTGAAGAGCTGGGCATCACCTCGGCCAATCTGAGCGAAATGTCCGCCGGCACCGAGAACCCGGAAATCAACCGTCTGCTGGGCAGCGAAGGGACCCTGGGCGAGATGCTTGGCCTGGACGCCGCCTGGGCCCAGAATGCGATCGCCTCGCAGGGTAACTACGGTGAAATCTTTGCCAAGAACATCGGCGAAGACACTCCGGTCGGCCTGGCCCGCGGCCTGAACGCACAGTGGACCGAAGGCGGCCTGCTGTACGCACCGCCGTTCCGCTAA
- a CDS encoding ATP12 family chaperone protein, whose amino-acid sequence MSGWAQKRFWKEVSVVQTEDGFAVELDGRRVKTPAKAPLAVPTRAMAEAIAAEWDAQTESVDPGTMPCTRSANAAIDKVTHQHSEVAAMLAEYGDSDLLCYRADAPAELTLRQAQEWDPALDWAAEALGVRLQPRTGILHQPQEAAALAALAEQVHAMTPFQLAAFHDLVGISGSLILGFAAAQGWRSADELWLLSRLDERWQEEQWGVDEDAQAAAEVKRQEFLHAKRFYDFS is encoded by the coding sequence ATGAGCGGCTGGGCACAGAAGCGGTTCTGGAAAGAGGTTTCGGTTGTGCAGACCGAAGACGGGTTTGCGGTGGAGCTGGACGGACGCCGGGTGAAGACCCCGGCCAAGGCGCCGCTGGCGGTGCCGACCCGGGCCATGGCCGAGGCGATCGCTGCAGAATGGGACGCGCAGACCGAATCAGTTGATCCCGGAACCATGCCCTGCACCCGGTCTGCCAACGCCGCGATTGACAAGGTGACACATCAGCACAGCGAAGTGGCCGCCATGCTGGCCGAATACGGCGATTCCGACCTGTTGTGCTACCGCGCCGACGCGCCGGCAGAGCTGACGTTGCGTCAAGCGCAGGAATGGGACCCGGCGCTGGACTGGGCGGCAGAGGCGCTGGGCGTGCGGCTGCAGCCGCGCACCGGCATTCTGCATCAGCCGCAGGAGGCCGCGGCGCTGGCCGCGCTGGCGGAACAGGTGCATGCGATGACACCGTTCCAGCTGGCGGCTTTCCATGATTTGGTAGGGATTTCCGGCTCTTTGATCCTGGGCTTTGCCGCCGCGCAGGGCTGGCGCAGCGCTGATGAGCTGTGGCTGCTGTCGCGCCTGGACGAGCGCTGGCAGGAAGAGCAGTGGGGCGTCGACGAGGATGCCCAGGCCGCGGCGGAAGTGAAGCGGCAGGAATTCCTGCACGCCAAGCGGTTCTACGATTTCTCCTGA
- a CDS encoding RluA family pseudouridine synthase: protein MSGVQMITVSEDDGGQRIDRWLRRLFPHVNQGRIEKMCRKGELRLDGGRVKANSRVEAGQVVRVPPLADSDLKPAAPREMRISEADARMIRDCVIYRDDDVIVLNKPAGLAVQGGSGTTKHVDGLAEALKFGLEDKPKLVHRIDKDTSGVLVLARNRKAAQGLTAAFRHKNTRKIYWALVAGVPTPYLGEIKNGLVKAPGHGKSGEGEKMINVHPQDIDDTPGAKRAHTLYATLYRVASRAAWVAMEPVTGRTHQLRAHMSGMGHPIAGDGKYGGSGQENLGDGWGAQFGGVISKKLHLHARRMVFEHPVTHKNVSVVAPLPDHMKESWDTFGWTEDLAADDPFEDLK from the coding sequence ATGAGCGGCGTTCAGATGATTACCGTCAGCGAAGACGATGGCGGCCAGCGTATCGACCGCTGGCTGCGGCGGCTGTTTCCGCATGTGAACCAGGGCCGCATCGAGAAGATGTGCCGCAAGGGCGAGCTGCGCCTTGACGGCGGCCGGGTGAAGGCCAACAGCCGCGTCGAGGCGGGGCAGGTGGTGCGGGTGCCGCCGCTGGCGGACAGCGACCTGAAACCTGCCGCACCGCGGGAGATGCGGATCTCGGAAGCGGATGCCAGGATGATCCGCGATTGCGTGATCTACCGCGACGACGACGTCATCGTGCTGAACAAGCCCGCAGGCCTGGCGGTGCAGGGCGGCTCCGGCACCACCAAACATGTGGACGGTCTGGCCGAGGCGCTGAAGTTCGGGCTGGAGGACAAGCCCAAGCTGGTGCACCGGATCGACAAGGATACCTCGGGCGTGCTGGTGCTGGCGCGCAACCGCAAGGCGGCGCAGGGGCTGACCGCCGCGTTCCGCCACAAGAACACCCGCAAGATCTACTGGGCTTTGGTTGCCGGCGTGCCGACGCCCTATCTTGGCGAGATCAAGAACGGGCTGGTGAAGGCGCCGGGCCACGGCAAGAGCGGCGAAGGCGAGAAGATGATCAACGTGCATCCGCAGGACATTGATGACACGCCGGGCGCCAAGCGGGCGCATACGCTTTATGCCACGCTGTACCGGGTGGCCTCCCGCGCTGCCTGGGTGGCGATGGAGCCGGTCACCGGCCGCACCCACCAGCTGCGGGCGCATATGTCAGGCATGGGCCATCCGATTGCGGGCGATGGCAAATACGGCGGCTCGGGGCAGGAGAACCTGGGCGACGGCTGGGGCGCGCAGTTCGGCGGGGTGATCTCGAAGAAGCTGCATCTGCACGCCCGCCGGATGGTGTTTGAACACCCGGTGACCCATAAGAATGTCTCGGTTGTGGCGCCTTTGCCGGACCATATGAAAGAGAGCTGGGACACCTTCGGCTGGACCGAGGATCTGGCGGCGGATGACCCGTTTGAGGACCTGAAGTGA
- a CDS encoding amino acid ABC transporter permease — translation MSTLTDPPKEQFRLSMLLYDTRYRSATIQVIAMLGFMLLAAWLIDNTLSNLAAQDKAIDFGFFTESAGYDINQRLLEYTSRDSHLRAALMGLLNTLVVAVLGCITATILGVIIGVLRLSSNWLVARLMTIYVELFRNVPVLLWIVFVMAILIETLPAPRAFRGENPEATMSLADSVAVTNRGVYIPEPLFSRTLGDVHVFGEAALRFDVSLDLIAILAVLGLSLWGAHRVTLRANRIQEATGVRPKTWHVRTGIIVLPMLVLLIGLGFHLGYPALKGFNFQGGTHLRNSLIALWLALSLYTAAFIAEIVRAGIMAISKGQTEAAEALGLRSNRIMSLVVLPQALRVIIPPLISNYLNLTKNSSLAIAVGYMDITGTLGGITMNQTGRELECVLLLMLVYLAISLTISGVMNWYNEAVKLKER, via the coding sequence ATGTCAACGTTAACTGACCCTCCAAAGGAGCAGTTCCGGCTGTCTATGCTCCTTTACGACACCCGCTACCGGTCGGCGACCATCCAGGTTATCGCGATGCTCGGGTTCATGCTGCTGGCAGCCTGGCTGATCGACAACACGCTGAGCAACCTGGCTGCGCAGGACAAGGCCATCGACTTTGGTTTCTTCACCGAGTCGGCCGGCTATGACATCAACCAGCGCCTGCTGGAGTACACCTCGCGCGACAGCCATCTGCGGGCCGCGCTGATGGGGCTTCTGAACACGCTGGTGGTTGCCGTCCTCGGCTGCATCACCGCCACCATACTGGGTGTGATCATCGGTGTTCTGCGGCTGTCCTCGAACTGGCTGGTGGCGCGTCTTATGACGATCTACGTCGAGCTGTTCCGCAACGTGCCGGTGCTGCTGTGGATCGTTTTTGTGATGGCGATCCTGATCGAAACCCTGCCGGCGCCGCGGGCGTTCCGGGGCGAAAATCCCGAAGCCACGATGAGCCTGGCTGACAGCGTGGCGGTAACCAACCGCGGTGTCTACATCCCCGAGCCGCTGTTCTCGCGCACGCTGGGCGACGTTCATGTGTTCGGCGAGGCCGCGCTGCGGTTTGACGTCAGCCTGGACCTGATTGCCATTCTGGCGGTGCTGGGGCTCAGCCTGTGGGGCGCCCACCGGGTGACGCTGCGCGCCAACCGCATTCAGGAAGCCACCGGCGTACGGCCGAAAACCTGGCATGTCCGCACCGGCATCATCGTGCTGCCGATGCTGGTGCTGCTGATCGGCCTGGGTTTCCACCTGGGGTACCCGGCGCTGAAGGGCTTCAACTTCCAGGGCGGCACCCATCTGCGCAACTCGCTGATCGCGCTGTGGCTGGCGCTGTCGCTGTACACGGCCGCCTTTATCGCGGAAATCGTGCGCGCCGGGATCATGGCGATCTCCAAGGGCCAGACCGAAGCTGCCGAGGCATTGGGCTTGCGCTCCAACAGGATTATGTCGCTGGTGGTTCTGCCGCAAGCACTGCGGGTGATCATCCCGCCGCTGATCTCCAACTATCTGAACCTGACCAAGAACTCGTCGCTGGCGATTGCGGTGGGCTATATGGACATCACCGGCACCCTGGGCGGCATCACCATGAACCAGACCGGCCGCGAGCTGGAATGCGTTCTCTTGCTGATGCTGGTGTACCTGGCGATCTCGCTGACCATTTCCGGGGTCATGAACTGGTACAACGAAGCCGTGAAGCTGAAGGAGCGCTGA
- a CDS encoding HAD family hydrolase: MSSPLRLILFDVDGTLADSQGAITGAMAEAFDGAALPVPPREAILSIVGLSLPLAMQELAPDQDAATVDALVEGYKSSYMLAREAAGAGHSPLYPGAREALAELNAVPEYLLGVATGKSQRGVEALIAAHGLECFVTRQVADHHPSKPHPSMVLAAMAETGVERGSTVMIGDTRFDIEMGKAAGVTTIAVPWGYHPAETLGADYLIRDFAELRPLLAEIWKA, translated from the coding sequence GTGAGTTCACCGCTGCGGCTGATCCTGTTTGACGTGGATGGCACCCTGGCCGACAGCCAGGGCGCGATCACCGGCGCCATGGCGGAAGCCTTTGACGGTGCCGCCCTGCCGGTGCCGCCGCGCGAGGCGATCCTGTCGATTGTCGGCCTGTCGCTGCCGCTGGCGATGCAGGAGCTGGCGCCGGATCAGGATGCCGCCACGGTTGACGCGCTGGTGGAAGGATACAAATCCTCCTATATGCTGGCCCGCGAGGCCGCAGGGGCGGGGCATTCGCCGCTTTACCCCGGTGCCAGGGAGGCTCTGGCGGAACTGAACGCGGTGCCGGAATACCTGCTTGGCGTGGCCACCGGCAAATCGCAGCGCGGCGTCGAGGCGCTGATTGCGGCGCATGGGCTGGAATGTTTCGTGACCCGGCAGGTGGCCGATCACCATCCCTCCAAGCCGCATCCCTCGATGGTGCTGGCGGCGATGGCGGAAACCGGGGTGGAGCGCGGCAGCACCGTGATGATCGGCGACACGCGGTTTGACATTGAGATGGGCAAGGCAGCCGGGGTCACCACCATTGCCGTGCCCTGGGGATACCACCCGGCAGAGACATTGGGCGCCGATTACCTGATCCGCGATTTCGCGGAGCTGCGCCCGCTGCTGGCAGAGATTTGGAAGGCGTAA